A stretch of the Candidatus Methylomirabilota bacterium genome encodes the following:
- a CDS encoding TIGR00730 family Rossman fold protein encodes MAEPRRYQLQNEAANRLIAELLDAAEVPADRRVLFQQLLTTVMKLHEDGASTGDLKITNVALKELRYAYKVFAPYRDVRKVTVFGSARTPGDADAARMAREFGSRMVGEGWMVVTGAGGGIMGAAQEGAGREQSFGLNIRLPFEQEANPWIASDPKLITFKYFFTRKLFLMKEASAITLFPGGFGTMDECFEFLTLAQTGKAEIVPVVLIEAGPKPYWRIWDRWIGTLVERRLIEANDMAFYRIVDTAEEAVAEITGFYRVYHSSRIVGDKLVLRLLRPLADTQLAELDRKFEDILKGPTEQAPGPVAQELDEFPTLPRLILRFDRSSYSRLRQLVDFVNGL; translated from the coding sequence GTGGCAGAGCCGCGTCGCTACCAGCTCCAGAACGAGGCCGCGAACCGCCTGATCGCCGAGCTCCTCGACGCCGCCGAGGTCCCGGCGGACCGGCGCGTCTTGTTCCAGCAGCTCCTCACGACCGTGATGAAGCTCCACGAGGACGGTGCCTCCACGGGCGACCTCAAGATCACCAACGTGGCGCTCAAGGAGCTGCGCTACGCCTACAAGGTGTTCGCGCCGTACCGCGACGTGCGCAAGGTGACCGTGTTCGGCTCGGCGCGCACGCCCGGGGACGCGGACGCCGCCCGCATGGCGCGCGAGTTCGGGAGCCGGATGGTCGGCGAGGGCTGGATGGTCGTCACGGGCGCCGGGGGCGGCATCATGGGCGCCGCGCAGGAGGGGGCGGGGCGCGAGCAGAGCTTCGGCCTCAACATCCGCCTGCCGTTCGAGCAGGAGGCGAACCCCTGGATCGCCTCCGATCCCAAGCTCATCACGTTCAAGTACTTCTTCACGCGCAAGCTCTTCCTCATGAAGGAGGCGAGCGCGATCACGCTCTTCCCGGGCGGCTTCGGGACGATGGACGAGTGCTTCGAGTTCCTCACGCTCGCGCAGACGGGCAAGGCCGAGATCGTGCCGGTCGTGCTCATCGAGGCCGGGCCGAAGCCCTACTGGCGGATCTGGGACCGCTGGATCGGCACGCTCGTGGAGCGGAGGCTCATCGAGGCGAACGACATGGCGTTCTACCGGATCGTGGACACGGCGGAGGAGGCGGTCGCGGAGATCACGGGCTTCTACCGCGTCTACCACTCGTCGCGGATCGTCGGTGACAAGCTCGTGCTGCGGCTGCTCCGCCCGCTCGCCGACACGCAGCTCGCGGAGCTCGACCGCAAGTTCGAGGACATCCTGAAGGGACCGACCGAGCAGGCCCCCGGACCGGTGGCGCAGGAGCTCGACGAGTTTCCCACGCTGCCCCGGCTCATCCTCCGGTTCGACCGCTCGTCCTACTCGCGGCTCCGGCAGCTCGTCGACTTCGTGAACGGCCTGTAG
- a CDS encoding nitrilase-related carbon-nitrogen hydrolase: MRRFRVGLAQINTTVGDFEGNVRKIVDAIERARGLGCGLVAFPELAITGYPPEDLLFKPAFIEANLAALGDVARATRGITAVVGFVDKRDDIFNAAAVLHDGARAGVYHKRYLPNYGVFDENRYFQAGTDAPVFTAGETTFAVNICEDIWYPTGPGTLQALAGAELVVTINASPYHAGKAHFREKMVATRAADDLVCLAFVNLVGGQDELVFDGASLVVNEHGEPVARGRQFAEDFVVADLDLEAVFRARLHDSRRRKEKLRADATVSRVVLPAL, encoded by the coding sequence ATGAGGCGGTTCCGGGTCGGGCTCGCGCAGATCAACACGACGGTCGGCGACTTCGAGGGCAACGTCCGGAAGATCGTGGACGCGATCGAGCGGGCGCGCGGCCTCGGCTGCGGCCTCGTGGCGTTCCCCGAGCTCGCGATCACCGGCTACCCGCCCGAGGACCTCCTCTTCAAGCCGGCGTTCATCGAGGCGAACCTCGCCGCCCTCGGCGACGTCGCGCGCGCCACGCGCGGCATCACCGCGGTCGTCGGCTTCGTCGACAAGCGCGACGACATCTTCAACGCCGCGGCCGTGCTCCACGACGGCGCGCGCGCGGGCGTTTACCACAAGCGATACCTGCCGAACTACGGCGTCTTCGACGAGAACCGCTACTTCCAGGCCGGCACCGACGCCCCCGTCTTCACCGCGGGCGAGACGACCTTCGCCGTCAACATCTGCGAGGACATCTGGTACCCGACGGGCCCGGGGACGCTCCAGGCGCTGGCGGGCGCGGAGCTCGTCGTCACGATCAACGCGTCGCCCTACCACGCGGGCAAGGCGCACTTTCGCGAGAAGATGGTCGCGACGCGCGCCGCGGACGACCTCGTGTGCCTCGCCTTCGTGAACCTGGTCGGCGGGCAGGACGAGCTGGTCTTCGACGGGGCGAGCCTCGTCGTCAACGAGCACGGCGAGCCGGTCGCGCGCGGGCGCCAGTTCGCGGAGGACTTCGTCGTCGCCGACCTCGACCTCGAGGCGGTTTTCCGCGCGCGGCTGCACGACTCGCGCCGCCGGAAGGAGAAGCTCCGCGCCGACGCGACCGTGTCGCGCGTCGTGCTGCCGGCGCTCG